The Pyrus communis chromosome 8, drPyrComm1.1, whole genome shotgun sequence region ttttgttcttatcgttaaaattcaaaattttcaagttattttcattaattttccttaaaatttgGAGTGAGGCTGCGTGAGGCTGGTGGGTGTATTGATTTCCACATTGCATGAAATATGGAACAACGAATAGAAAATAATACGTTTTGTTTAGAAGAATGAATAAATattgaataataaaaaatgttattcttattATCGATTTGTATCATCTTTCTAATAGAGATGACATCCACATGTGTTGGTGGgtcatacttttattaaaaagATGATATAAATAATGGTACAAATAGATAATAAGTGTAACACTACTCTTAAATAATATGTCAGGCGCAGTCCacacatgattttttttcttcatcactTCAATAATAACTACATAGTGTACGAGATCTATGGAACAAGAGAAGTTACttgtttcaacaaaaatatttgaggggatttttaaaacaatacaaagaaattcaaacaataCCAAAAAAATGTACTTGAACCGTTACTGTTTATTAAATCGCAATTGACTTAGCTCAATAGCGTAATTGCTTGGGCAATTGACTTAGAGTGGAGTTGCTCCAATTTCTAAACCCTAATATTTCCTTTCCATTTTACTTCcttttttaaatgattaaattgGCACACACGCTTTTGCAAACCCATGTGGGTTGCTTTCCAGCCATTGCCATTCCACACACGCGCATCCTCCATTTGTCAAGTTAATATAATCTCCTCCTCGCCTCCTTTCCAAAACCAAAAAACCTTAACTCACCGAATGCTTGACAAactataaaattttaatttgactaTCTGCTGGAAACaagaattatttaattttatcaaaGCTTTACGCTTTACTCTCCATTGGTTCTTTTACTTCTCGACAAGTTGCGGTGGTGGCTGTGACCTTTCTGGATGGTTGAAATCTTGGCCTTTAAAGGTAAGTGCTGTTAATTTTATGGAGAATTTGTACTTGTTCGGTGGTTTAAATTTGTGGgttcttatttttttgttgtggGTTTTGCTTATAGTGGAGAAAACTGAGAGATTTTGAGGGCTACGAGGCTATGAAATTCCAGAGAAAAAGATGACTTCTTTCAGTGGATTGGGAATTGGGTTGGGCATAGTTTTTGGGTGCCTGCTGTTGGCACTTGTTGCAGAGCTTTACTACCTGCTATGGGGGAAGAAGAGAATCACCAACAGAGAgattgaggaggaagaagatgatggtTACATCACCAGCCATGCAAAGGAAATCTTCCAATTTAATTGCTTCAAAAAACCCAATTCTTTTCACACCAGCAGCGATGGAAATTCAAATTCCcatgagaatttgagagagccAGATGTGAATGTCAATGGAAGTAGCGAGCCAGATTTGGAACTGGGTTCTAGCACGGATTTGCTGTTGAAGCTCAATGGGGAAGAAAATGTGGAAATCTCAGAGCTGATGAGGCTGCACAATCTTGCTGGCCCACCAAGGTTTTTGTTCAcaatcaaggaggaagaaaaggaggattTGGAATCAGAAGATGGGAAGTCTAGAAGCAGCAGAAAAAGGTCAAGGACTAGAAGTTTGAGTGATCTGATTTTGGCAGTGGACACACCTTTTCTCTCCCCTATGCCTTCCCCATCAGTAAAGTCTTCACCTTTGAGCAATTTGGAGGCCTACAAACACCATGGATTCAACCCCCTCTTTGAATCCTCCACAGAAGCTGATATGAACAGGCTGAGATCTTCACCCCCTCCAAAGTTCAAGTTCTTGAGAGATGCAGAGGAGAAGCTGCTGAGGAGATTGATGGAGGAAGCTGAGAAAAGAGCAGCTAAAAATGGTGGGTCTGCAGCTTCTGCAGCTCAAGATTGTGGGGTGAAAGCTTCAACAAATTCAACAATGGCTGCAGAAGAGAGAGATGGGTCTTTTATAAGACTCATTGCTGGCAAGAACAAGGAGAATCATCAGAATCCTCCAAGCTCTTCCAAGGTACTTCCACTGGCTTCTTCTCCTACAATGTCCAAACCAACTTGACAGGATTGGGCAACTAAATATCTGTCAATTACCAAGAGATCTCTGTTAATTAGTTTTGAAAGAGGATTACTTCTGTATTAATCTTAGAGGTTGAAGgtttttatcttcttcattttactgccattgtttttattttttagcttGCGGGGCTTGTTTAGAGGTGAATGCGTTACTAGTTTGAGATACCGTTTTCACGAGTTAGGTAGGGTTAAAAAACATGGATGGTCTGAGCTCTCATGGAGGATTCCCAGACAAAACTGACAAATTGTGCGGAGTTATTAAGGTGCTGGTTAATTCAAGTGGGGAACTTGTGGGGTAATCATTTTTGTCCAGTCCTCAAATGTCCTCAGGTTTCTCTTTGACCAATAATCATTCATTATCTTGTGGTTTGGTTAAACATATTCtttcttttaaaattgtttttcttcactttttcaTTCTACAATTGGAAGTAATGAAGTATAAATACAGATATATTTAAGGCATGCTTTCCGGAAAAGGGTTTATAATCTTGTCTGAAGACTCTGTTACAAAAGAACTATATCGGAATGTTTTTGTAAGTATGTAACGATATTCTTATCCAATTATGAACTGTAACGTGACAGTGCGTGATGGTGTGAAATTCCGCCACAATGACATTCTGATGTTAGTAAGTTTCTCTATGTTCTTAGGTGGCTTCGACATAGTGCAGTCGTATTCATTTAAGCCATGTTGGGCAGAAGTGGGTATTGCATCCGTTGAAATTTGTTCAACTAATGCAATTAGCCAAAAATGATCCACAGGCAATCAACTTTGTGGGGCacttatttaattgttttttgaaTAAAGTGTTCTGTGGTTTGAATTGGTCTTGAAGGAAACAATTGGACAATGGAGTACCCACTAGTTCAGTTGCTGCCCTCCTTTCCATTAAAAGAATGCAGAATATTCACACCAGAATCCAGATTTTACCCATCTTAGATGCTTAAGAGTGACTCAACTTAACAAGAAATAGGAtcgtagtagtagtagtactagGTCCCCACCCCTCATTGGCCTTTTTTTGGGGACTTATTGGAGGTGATCTAGTTCTTACCTATCTTAATCCTAACTCATTACTATCTCTCGCTGCTTGAGCTAACTTTAGGGACTTATTGTATTTTGCATCTTCTAAGGGAGGGGAGGGGAGAGAATTTTCCCTACAATCGTGTGTGATGAGTGTTGTAAACACAAAGGGGTATATTCTCGGTAACATGGtatattttcttcttcaaacggtacaattcaaaattgaaaaaagttttGGGCGAGAGGTTTCATATAAACGCTTACTTCTCGTAATCATCCCATCATGGGCGAAGCTATAGAGGCGCAAGCCGCCCCTCCTCTCGCCAGAGTTCGTAGCTAAAGCCTAGGTTTTCGCCCCTCTGCTTTTTGTGGTGTAGTTAGTGCTGCGTTGGGTTTTCTGCAATCGCATTGTttcgttttatttatttatttatttttaaaacaatgcCGTTTTGAACCCggtgaaaaaatttaaatagaaaTTTCCCAAATGACGGTTTTGTTTTAAAGAAGACAAAATCCTAATATCAAATCAGTACGCTTCCCCCAACCTTTTGCTACCAAAATGCAGTCGTTTAGTATAATGTGTATGCCACAAAAGCAATGGCTAGAGTAATACCAATGGCTATGGCGACCTCTCTACATGCATCACCGTGATAGACATGTGATGTCGCTTACCACATGATTATGTCCACTAAAGTGCAAGTATATCCGCATTATCGAATCTTAATATGAAGACTAACTAAATCTTAATCTCGTGAGTCATGACTGTCAAAAGAGATTTTAAGTTCGTACTGAAAAACTTTTAACAATTTAAGGCTTAAAAGGGCAGGTGTCATGATTGTTTGCCCTTTAGAGGAAGACTTGGTACTCCAACAAAAAATGTTAGAAAGGTTGAAAACGAGTGCATGAGAGGGTTAGGTTTTTTACCTAAACAACAAGTAATGTCGTTGTTATCACGCGACATGGCAAAAAGTTGCccattcaaaatttgaattcttaAAGACAAAGAACTACTTGGAAACTTGGAGAAAGATTACATCCTTccatatgaagttttgaaatttttttttattttttatttatttttggaataaacgatattatctatactattaAGAGGGAAGagatgagtttagcctcacaatgagctagcaataatgtggtttaaattcgtcttctgcaagaatcgaacctaaaacctttcacttacatatgaagagaaatactactagaccgtaatactaaatgactcATATAAAGTTTTGAATTAAGAAAGCATTCTTGTGTGTTTGGCTAAGTTTTAGAGCTGGGAAACAAACATAGCTAGTTCCATTCCATTTGGGTTGTGGTCCAAAACCCCCAAAGCCGCTGTCAATTTTATGGGTCCATCCCATTTAAACCCTGGGTTGGTGGGCCCACTTAATTTATCATTTTCTCAATTTGTTTCCAAACCAATCATGTGGCGAACATGTGGCGAACGTGAATTAGATTAATCAGTTAGGATAATGTGCTGGCTCATTTGTGCTCAGTTTGTATGTGAGGTCGAATTCTCTTCTTTGTAAAATTAAATTCAAGCTCTTTATTGTGTTTTTAGTGCATTTGCAGGGTTTTAGTAATAGGTTTTATAGTTCTTGAGGAGTTAATTGGTACTTTGGAAGTCCCTTGTTCATTGTCTTTGTAGTGGGTTTTAACAATTGAGTCAAAAGCTTATTGACGTTTTGAAAGCTCATCATCCAAACATATAATTAGTAGGTATTTTGTATTTTGACATAAGTTGATAGacattttattttctaacaTTGATCAACAGAAACAATTTTGCTCTTCAACTAAAGTCAACCAAAATAATTTTCTTCCCCAACCAAGATCAATATCAATTAATGGAATTTCTCTTCATTGACCTTTCCTTAAAAGCGCAAAATGTTGATTGATCCAATAATTTTAACGCAAATATTTTGTGACCTACCTCAAGTAACCTCCCCCTTAGGTTAatgaaaaaaagttacaaagcGAGCCCCTACTACTAAAGATGAATGAAACATGCTTGCATTAATACATATCTCAAAAGTTAGTTTCTACATTTGTAATGAGAGTCTTGAATTCGACTTATACAAATTACGAGTTCGATATTAAATCGTAACAATCATCGCATTGTGTAGTTTAACTCAAATCAGTCACCTTTCAATGCAAATATATTGTAGCATCAACAAAAAATGATTTCTTCAACGTTACTcttgaaatgtattatattatattatgtttCTTCAACATTAGTCTTGAAAATAAGGTGGGGCCGAGCTCCGTTTTGAACTAGGCCAGATTTCTAGGCCTATCCTGGATATATAAAGAGACAAACAAAAGCAGATCGAGTTGTTCCTTGATGGAAACTTTGTAGTTTTGCTCTGGACATGACACATCAGCCATGACAATCAAACATATGAAGATCAAGCCGCGAATTTGCATTTGTCGttgtcaattttctttttcactcaCACATGCATGCAATAATGTCTGAAGCCATACTTGTTTGGTATAAGACTACGAATATTGGAGTTACTTGGCTTGAAGAAAAGCATGTTTGAGGATGAGATTTGTGTCATATTTTACAGACgataaaacagaaaaatttaTACATAACGAGGGTATGCACTAATCCTCTCACAATCGATCAAGTGTTGAATACTACAAAGGAGACAATGGTTAAACGATTGTACCTGTTACGTGTTAAGATAAATGAATTTGAGATTTGCAAATAAGCGGAACGATGTGTGGACTTGAATCTTAAGGCTTGTTTACTTAATACATGAATCGGAGAAGTAAGGAACCAGATAACACGTAATGAGCGTATGCTCTAGTTTGATCCAGTTCATGATATTCAAGTATTGGTTTAGGAATTTTACAgagaaaatcaaacttttcatattttcaaaagTGTTGCTAAACACATGGAAAGTTTGAGATTGAAATGATTCTAATACTGCATGTCACCGAAAGATTACATGACAGTGAGAGAATATCACGTTGAAATTATAGAAATACAAATAATTAACAATTCTTCAACATTACGAACATTATCAGTTGATTTTAAATTAGTATAATTCTTTCATCCATCAAGCCTTAAGAGATTAGATAATCAATAAATGCGTATTGAATGACTGATTTCTAACCGTTACGCCTTCAAGCTAAAGCAATTTGAATTATGGACAATTGGGAATTGGCAATcaagaaagatgaagaaaacaACTTGATCATGTTTTGTGCAAATTAGTGGAGTGCTGTTGGAACTTTAGATATTGAGAAGGGTCCATATATCCaccaacttttctttttgtttctcccGCTCATCATCCATCAACTTGCTTGAGCGTTGAATATTTGGGAGTTAGACATAAGGTACAAGGGTCCTAGGAATTTTGGTATGCCTAATTGCCTATGCACTGGCCAGAAGAAATTGTAGAAAGACGTCGATTTGTATATCTGACATGATAGCTACTTTTGCTTTTTTGTGAATGAGGATCCTGggtcctttttgtgaggatcgggatcttctttgtgagaatTCCAGAAATTCTTTAatcatgttcgttcatcgtacatcgtgatgttagttttcgtcaggtactgtttatattcaattttaaataaaaaatttataatgatttctgatcgtaagatgtatgatgaacatatGTAATTGAAGGATTCTCGGGATCCTCACAAAtaagatccgaagaggatcctcctgCACTTTTTGCAATGTTAGCTTTGATTGCTGGAGTTGGATACTCTCTAttcctaatatttttttttttttttttaaacgattacgattaaatcacgtcaatattttgttttgaattttttatagagagaaaATGACAAAAACGAAAGTGTGAGAGGAAGGgaggaaaggaaaggaaaatagGAGAGGAGAAAATCATACTTTTTGATTGCTAACGATAAATTGTTACCTTTGTTCCATACAATGGATGGGATATTAATTCTCACCCTTTAACTTTCCAGAACGCAATACATGCAGTAgttcttagagcatctccactCGTTTTTGGAGGACAAGAACAATTGGAGGGCAAGAATAATAAAATTGCTCTTACTATTCACTCTAAACAGTATTTGACTTTGTGCAAGTCCTCACATTTAAAGGAGGAAGGGCAAGggcaatatattttttaatattttcttcgTCTTATCCTTCATTTGTTTAATTTGCAAgtgtgtggttttttttttattttttttattttttttatttgaattttgcaAGTGTACTTTTTTAAGTGTGAactttgtattaattttttaaagttgGATTATTCTTGGccgttaaaattttcaattttttaaaatctgaCGCATCACATGGCGTAgccccaaatttttttattttgtttttaccgttggaaatccaactgCTGTTGTTGCCTCAAATTCGAATCAAAATTATATAAaggtttaattggattaatagttATCGTGGTGATATGGTAGTTGGAAGATAGTCCATGGTAAAAAAAACTAGGATTTAAGCTCATGTAGTAAAGTCTGTTAGGATttatgccaaaaattgaaaatttcgtcaactttttgttaattaatagCACTTGAGCCAGCCCCACGTGTTAACAATTAACGGAGAGGTTTGTGTTAGCCTAATATGTATATGGAGAGTTAGGTTTTAGCCTAATATGTGTATGGAGAGTTTTGTGAGTTTTCTCTGGCCGTTTGGGCAACCCACCTCGATTCGAAAAAGTGTCATTCTGTTCTATTTTTCTATTCAACGTatcacttaattttttttttttgtaaaatttttttCACTCTAAAGGAATGTTCAATGATCTGCAGACTTGGTGTTAAAGAGATAATTTTGGTGGTTTTGCAATCATTTTAttgattgaaatcaatgaatGCTTAGTATTAGTCTTATTACAAGTAGATTACCATTGGAAATGTTTAATGTGCAAATTAGCCTATTAGCATAGCAAATTAGCAAACCTgtctttgaattttaatcatGAGATTAACGGAGCGCTTGCAAGATTATTTCATTTTGCTTATTGAGATTGATGTGCTTTGCATTTTCTGTTCgtgttcatcattcattttACTACGATTAATCATGCTCCGTTCTTAGAGTCTCGGTCTCTTGGTCGCCAGGCTAAAACTTTATTGTCACCCGATGTAGACCAAAAGAACGAGACTCTAAAAATCCAAttgtccttttttatttttttcattttatctgTCTATTTTAATAGGCCAACCCAAGCTAATTGTCCAAGAATTTGTCAGCCCACAACGATGAGGTTGTAATTTAGCCTAGCCCAATTCAGCTCAGGGCCTTTTGCTCTCACTCTCAGTCCCATTTGCGAAGAACTTCGGCGTTCTCTGGAAATCCCCAATTGAAAATTGAATAACATTTTGAAAAACCAGCAAGCCCTAGAGTGGCCATTGTCGCTCGTTATCACTCTCTCATTCTCCGCGGTTAGAGCCACCGACTCGGTAATTTTGCTCTTCCCTTCctccatttcttttaaatttatcGTGCTTTTATTtctgtgtttgtagaattgggTTTCCGTTGTTATTTGGTTTTTACTTGATTTTGATCCAAATGGTGTTCCGTAGGTTGTGAAAATTGGGGGAAAATGTAAAGTTTGTTAATTTAATTGGATTTAATTAGCATTTTGCATCTAGTGCTTATCCATCTATTTGCACTGCAACTGGGTCAATTTTTTGATTGCTGATTAACACCGTGACTTGATTAATTTGTTCTTGCTGGGTTAATGTATGCAACTGGATAATTTCTTATTAGCTGGTTTACGCTGTAAGCGGGTTAGTTTGCCCTCGCTGATTTACGCTGCAATTGGGTTAATTTGTTCCGGCTCATTTACAGTGCAAACTTCATTACTGTTTTTAATCCATACTGATTATTGGGCTTGCTGAGATCCGAAAGAATATTTTGATTGTGCCGCGTCTTGGTTTTCAAGTTTTATAACATTTCACTGAACTTGTTTTGGTAGTTTAATAGAGTGTGTGgtattggttttcaagctttgtAATTTTGCTCTGTCAAAGTTTGTGAGCACCCTTGTTTCTGTTATGGTGGAACTGGAGGCTGAAAGAATTTTACAATGATGGtgcatttcattcattgatATACAAGTTCTTTCAGCGCTTAGTTGTTTCAAattgttttactttttacaAATCAAACCTTTTGTATGGTAGAGTGAGTAGGCAAAACATATGATGGATGTGCAAGCTACATTAGGACAAGAACACAAATACTACATCTGTAAAACTATGCCTTAATGATCACCGTATGAGATCTTTTAATTACTTTTCTGTGCGATAATGTTTTAATGCATTTGATTGTGATATTTCATAGGGTTTATACATCCAGTAGATGAAGGAAGCTTCTTTCGTGGCACACAATTAAAAATGAGTAAATTGAGACAAATCCAAAAACCCTTTGTTCCCAAAAACCGTCTTTTGAACTTCTTCTTAGTGAGTAGATCGAGACAATTCCAATGGACATCCGATTGTACTGTCTTGGGATGAGACTTGTTTGATTTGCAGGCTGGAGTTCTAATCTGAGCAACACATTGGGTTTTATGGGGGCATTTTTTGTTAGTAGTTGAACTGCAAAAGGTTACAGCATTGCCGCTTTATGTAAAATGTTTATGTAAGTTTAAACCCAGATTTTCATGGGATAAGACCATGCATGAGCACCTTCCACCTTGGTGAAAGTAGTTGTTTAACTTAAATACAAAGCGGTGGTTGTGGTCATGTTTGTTGTAGCTTTTCTCGTGAtgtatttgattttctttgcaACTGAACTTCTCCAGTCTTCTTTCAAAAGTCGGGTACCCCTAACAGTTTCTTGCTTGGATAGGTGTTCTTCAAATCATAAAATGGGTCGGAAGGTTGGTACGGTATATATAAATCCAAAGAAATTTGGGACTTTTCACAAACCTTGCATGAAGGAAATGATAGCATTTCTCAACTGCATGGCTACTAACCAGCTCTGTGATGATAAGTGTGTAAAGCAGAAGGAACTTTTGGGTACTTGTATGGAGGCTCAGGTAGATTTTTCGTTGTTTTCCTTTGGATTATGCATCTTCATTTTGTTCTCCCTTTTTTGCATCGATTCTTTTCATTCCTTGAAGTCTATCGTAATGCACCTGATCCTTTCGCTACAGAGCAACAAAAACAGAAAGTCAATGGGAAGCATCAATTACCACTTGCAGAGGCTGAGCAGGGGAAGGAAGTAGTTTGGCTTTGTAGGGAACATTGTTTAAGTTGATGCATGATTATTTGGGGTCA contains the following coding sequences:
- the LOC137743431 gene encoding uncharacterized protein — protein: MTSFSGLGIGLGIVFGCLLLALVAELYYLLWGKKRITNREIEEEEDDGYITSHAKEIFQFNCFKKPNSFHTSSDGNSNSHENLREPDVNVNGSSEPDLELGSSTDLLLKLNGEENVEISELMRLHNLAGPPRFLFTIKEEEKEDLESEDGKSRSSRKRSRTRSLSDLILAVDTPFLSPMPSPSVKSSPLSNLEAYKHHGFNPLFESSTEADMNRLRSSPPPKFKFLRDAEEKLLRRLMEEAEKRAAKNGGSAASAAQDCGVKASTNSTMAAEERDGSFIRLIAGKNKENHQNPPSSSKVLPLASSPTMSKPT
- the LOC137743576 gene encoding uncharacterized protein; its protein translation is MGRKVGTVYINPKKFGTFHKPCMKEMIAFLNCMATNQLCDDKCVKQKELLGTCMEAQSNKNRKSMGSINYHLQRLSRGRK